The sequence aatggttagcagcaacaatcaaagaaagagtaaacaaaagacctctcttctcattgcacacgcagcccgcagtgacagtccattcagttcactcgctgctgcgtgaatgcgacggccctatataaatgcatgggtgaatactatcacttgaaagacagtgacaggaaatttgtgccaattgatcatcagcttcagcccgctgttggcaaaccgagtaagctaatctactcctgctttgtcttaCTGACTGAAAGACACCGTCATAGgcgaagaggagcagagaaaaatacaaaacaaaagaatcacactcagcaggcattgttgataaattgcacctcTGGTTGGAAGGATGGCTGCATCAATCTCCTGGAATGATGGAGCTACGAAGTCGATGCGGGTAATGCGTCGCACCCTTGTTGGTTTAATGCCGATTTGTTGATGGTTGGTCAGACGTCgaaacttgaaaaagttgttcgaagtgctcgaaccaacgtttcagatgatcagttgggtcggtcagtCGCGGTTCATCCTTGCTCTATTcaggcgtcgtgagatatcgtagaggagtcCGGACGATAGCGACCAAGAAATTATTCCTTAACTTTTGAAGCTTTGAAAAAGGCTGGTTATTTCGGCAGCTGCTACGACTGGCTTAGTTTTTGGAGACGGCGAAATCATTTAGTCGTAGAccgccaatacttccacatgtgtattgtacacgccAACATTAGTGGACgtcacacatgtggaagtattggcttgagaaatgaatTGCGAGttatttgactatgcgtccaatatgggaatctcgagctcgttcagtagccgctaggttgcgaaggccgacggaggtccttcgtagcttagttggttaaagcaccagtttagcgtactgtagggtcatgggttcaagtcccatcgaagggaaagtggttacctccaatacattttccaaatcaatatcttccacataacgtacatattcacatatgagtttcataacattgtaaattaacgtccaagtcgggtggtttaatccccggaaataggcaattaactttgattgaactgaacctgagttgcgtactcttgcctacgcaattcggtcgggtctgagcttgacgaccgactggcaaatagcttacacaacctcacttgatcagtacagttgctgatgaagaatatgtatagccgccagacattctaaatactcacgctcctctaatgtggatgtgtacaatacacatgtggaagttaTAAGACCTACTTTTTGACCCCGGAACCTATAAGCTCGGGTTCGGAGGGAAACCCGCAGCAGACCCCAGActgctggtctagagccaacgGCAGTCCGTGGGGTGGGTGCTCAAGACCTCTTTTGGATTCCGGGTCTCAGGGCGTACGGACGCTGGGGAGCTTTCGGATCACGGGAACCTAACTTACGCAAATTACTCACGGTCGGACTTGGTTTTATTGAGGCAATCGTAGCGTGGGCTTCGTTGGTGTCGGCAGTAATCCAATAGAGTGTGCGGCTGAGAAGAATACGGCTCGGATGCGATCGCGTCCTAGCGATCGTCGTACGGTGGAACAACTGGAAGTCACGTGGACTAGCGGTAGCTTTGTCGGATCCGGTGGAAATCCACCGGAGTGAGCCAACGGCGACGATGGTTGGTTGGGTATAATCCCGTATCGGCGATCGTCGAATGATGCTGAGGGCCACGATCATCGGCAGCGATATCAACGACGGTAATCAACGAAGGGTGGGGCACTGGAAAGCAAACCAGCGGCCTCAAGGGTGGAAGGTCGATCTTCACTGACGCTTGTTTATCTTGTTGAAATCCAAATGGCGGCCGCGTCGATGATGAGATGGCTTGACAATCACGTGGGCCAGCCGGGGCTCGCCGGCAACGGGCTTGAAAATCTCGGAATTCAGAGAATGGCGGTCCCGGGAGTGATTCCGGCGGGGAATCTTCGGTGGCTTCGTTTGATAAACCGACGCTGTTGAATATATCATCCGGAGGTACGGGGATGACCACGGAGTGGCTAACTCCGAATACACGGGCCACTATCAATAGACACTTGCACTGCAGATGTACCGGGGCTTCGTCTTCAACGGTCCACTCGGGGCTCGGTTGGCCAAAACAGTCCCGAAATCTTCTGGTTTGAACTTGGGTGACAAAAAACCCTTACTATCGCTTCACTCAATCGTCATAAAATGTGGTTCTTTGCGGACAGAAAAATGCCAATCCTCCTTTGATGCTTTACGATTCGCAGGTTTACATCAACTGCCATACCAAGCGTTCACCAACACCTTCCCGCCCAAAACCGATAATCGCTTCTTTTCTCCTCCTCTTTTATCCAGTTCAGTGGATCTCGTCACCCACTCAGCACCCAAATGATTTCATCGCACCTGGTGCGCGGTTGCGCCTCACGCACATATCGCCTGCCCCATGCGCGTCAATATAAAATGACCGTTACCACTCGCGAATAAACTTTACAATTATTTACCCTATTTTCCCGCAATCATAATTctgaattatttattatttgttacccgccggtaacaaactattggcttgagaaatggattgcgagtgatttgactatgcgtccaatatgggaatctcgagctcgttcagtagccgctaggttgcgaaggccgacggaggtccttcgtagcttagttggtcaaagcattttatgacaacaaaaggaagagggagggagatgcaagagaaaaaaagtacctaaaattaggtacttttttctaaccgtgcacTATTGAATCttataacgatcgaccgttgcaaaattcttccaagaggctgcaCATTCGCCATTAACCTCTTCAATCGATTTAAAATTGATATATCTATAGTCAAACTAAGGTCGCAATAACTTCACCGCTGCCAGCGGCGAGAGTAAACCAAGCAAAGGCGTAAGCCTTGTGCAAGTGGCATTCTGAAGTTTTGAGCACACATGTGGATAATTCCtaagtttaaaatttaaaagtgaaGTCAAGTGCAAAATTGTTAATATGCAGTtcgtttcatttttttatgattgtatcatgaaaaacaacaaaaattgtACTTGATTATTGGAAGGAATCTTAAAACActaaatttacatattttattgtttttctttttcatctccAACATGAGCACGAGCAGGAtgacaatacaatttattcatATATAGTTGTTACTCTGTGTTTTTTTTACTATCTCCTTTTGACCACACAAATAAGGCCTTACCGTTAATTATGGTTCATTAAATATTTGCAAGTTTACGGACAGGGGGATTTATTCACCATACGCCTTTCCACATTTTCATAAAGCAACTCAGCACATTTTCATCTGGTGACAAATCTAATTTGAACACCATGATTCGGCATTTTTTCATGATAACCAATGCCGATCGTTACCTCAGCTCGGTGTTGTAGATCAATCAGATTGATGTGTACGCTCATAAGCAGGGTATTCCACGTGTTTAGCATATCATTACTCTCGTGGCAGCATGTTATTATAGTAGCACAGGCAATTCTAGCACTGACAAAGAAAGCTGCTATCAATTTAAAAATGAGTATAAATAGAAGTGCATTTTTGTACTTCTTATCATTTCAAAATTAGTGCTCAAAATCCATATCTTAATATGTTTGGAAGGCGATATATTCTGTTTTGCGTGacatatctgctgaagtgcATACACGGCCTTGTGAGTTCATTCGTATTAAGGTACGTTCTGAGTGGAAAGTTGTCTTCAATAACGTACTCGACTCTCTGTAGCGAATCAATTTGACCACATTCGACAACTGTCAGGATGTGACACTGGATTACAATAAGGTGCCTGTTGCGTTGACCAAGGTTACATACGACCGAGACGCCGATGGCGTTTGTAACACGCTGCATGCCCAGTACGAAATCCGCAAAAGCACCGAGGACGTCGCATGGGAGCTAGTGCTGACTACGTACAAGTGCCCACTGGGTGGTACCGCCGTTTGTTTGGATAACCCGAT comes from Armigeres subalbatus isolate Guangzhou_Male chromosome 2, GZ_Asu_2, whole genome shotgun sequence and encodes:
- the LOC134212385 gene encoding uncharacterized protein LOC134212385, which codes for MFGRRYILFCVTYLLKCIHGLRINLTTFDNCQDVTLDYNKVPVALTKVTYDRDADGVCNTLHAQYEIRKSTEDVAWELVLTTYKCPLGGTAVCLDNPMEYIEPMHCDRFHSDDSGPWFMLSSAMIDGDKCGRHEGVFNLDTAVMKISYLHSYTELGKGTYRVRMLFHIPGTDLAEKNVKGCCEMDFDVIDD